One genomic region from Coregonus clupeaformis isolate EN_2021a unplaced genomic scaffold, ASM2061545v1 scaf1771, whole genome shotgun sequence encodes:
- the LOC123487526 gene encoding spidroin-1-like, protein MAGRLQNQGGGRNGRPAAEPGRREEWQAGCGTREEGGMAGRLQNQGGMAGRLQNQGGGEEWQAGCGTREEGGMAGWLQNQGGMAGRLQNQGGMAGRLRNQGGGRNGRPAAEPGRREEWQAGCGTREEGGMAGRLRNQGGGRNGRPAAEPGRREGMAGRLRNQGGMAGRLRNQGGGRNGRPAAEPGRREEWQAGCGTREEGGMAGRLRNQGGMAGRLQNQGGGRNGRPAAEPGRREEWQAGCGTREEGGMAGRLRNQGGGGMAGRLQNQGGMAGRLQNQGGGRNGRPAAEPGRREEWQAGCRTREEWQAGCRTREEWQAGCGTREEGGMAGRLREPGRREEWQAAAEPGRNGRPAAEPGRREEWQAGCGTREEGGMAGRLRNQGGGRNGRPAAEPGRREEWQAGCGTREEWQAGCGTREEGGMAGRLRNQGGGRNGRPAAEPGRNGRPAAEPGRNGRPAAEPGRREEWQAGCGTREEGGMAGRSCGTREEGGMAGRLRNQGGGRNGRPAAEPGRREEWQAGCGTREEWQAGCGTRGGMAGRLRNQGGMAGRLRNQGRREEWQAAAEPGRREEWQAELRNQGGGRNGRRLRNQGGGRNGRPAAEPGRREEWRAGCGTREEGGMAGRLRNQGGGRNGRPAAEPGRREEWQAGCGTREEGGMAGRLRNQGGGRNGRPAAEPGTSEE, encoded by the coding sequence atggCAGGCCGGCTGCAGaaccagggaggagggaggaatggcAGGCCGGCTGCGGaaccagggaggagggaggaatggcAGGCCGGCTGCGGaaccagggaggagggaggaatggcAGGCCGGCTGCAGAACCAGGGAGGAATGGCAGGCCGGCTGCAGAaccagggaggaggggaggaatggCAGGCCGGCTGCGGaaccagggaggagggaggaatggcAGGCTGGCTGCAGAACCAGGGAGGAATGGCAGGCCGGCTGCAGAACCAGGGAGGAATGGCAGGCCGGCTGCGGaaccagggaggagggaggaatggcAGGCCGGCTGCGGaaccagggaggagggaggaatggcAGGCCGGCTGCGGaaccagggaggagggaggaatggcAGGCCGGCTGCGGaaccagggaggagggaggaatggcAGGCCGGCTGCGGaaccagggaggagggagggaatggcaggccgGCTGCGGAACCAGGGAGGAATGGCAGGCCGGCTGCGGaaccagggaggagggaggaatggcAGGCCGGCTGCGGaaccagggaggagggaggaatggcAGGCCGGCTGCGGaaccagggaggagggaggaatggcAGGCCGGCTGCGGAACCAGGGAGGAATGGCAGGCCGGCTGCAGaaccagggaggagggaggaatggcAGGCCGGCTGCAGaaccagggaggagggaggaatggcAGGCCGGCTGCGGaaccagggaggagggaggaatggcAGGCCGGCTGCGGaaccagggaggaggaggaatggcAGGCCGGCTGCAGAACCAGGGAGGAATGGCAGGCCGGCTGCAGaaccagggaggagggaggaatggcAGGCCGGCTGCGGaaccagggaggagggaggaatggcAGGCTGGCTGCAGAACCAGGGAGGAATGGCAGGCCGGCTGCAGAACCAGGGAGGAATGGCAGGCCGGCTGCGGaaccagggaggagggaggaatggcAGGCCGGCTGCGGGaaccagggaggagggaggaatggcAGGCCGCTGCAGAACCAGGGAGGAATGGCAGGCCGGCTGCAGaaccagggaggagggaggaatggcAGGCCGGCTGCGGaaccagggaggagggaggaatggcAGGCCGGCTGCGGaaccagggaggagggaggaatggcAGGCCGGCTGCGGaaccagggaggagggaggaatggcAGGCCGGCTGCGGAACCAGGGAGGAATGGCAGGCCGGCTGCGGaaccagggaggagggaggaatggcAGGCCGGCTGCGGaaccagggaggagggaggaatggcAGGCCGGCTGCGGAACCAGGGAGGAATGGCAGGCCGGCTGCGGAACCAGGGAGGAATGGCAGGCCGGCTGCGGaaccagggaggagggaggaatggcAGGCCGGCTGCGGaaccagggaggagggaggaatggcAGGCCGAAGCTGCGGaaccagggaggagggaggaatggcAGGCCGGCTGCGGaaccagggaggagggaggaatggcAGGCCGGCTGCGGaaccagggaggagggaggaatggcAGGCCGGCTGCGGAACCAGGGAGGAATGGCAGGCCGGCTGCGGAACCAGGGGAGGAATGGCAGGCCGGCTGCGGAACCAGGGAGGAATGGCAGGCCGGCTGCGGAaccaggggaggagggaggaatggcAGGCCGCTGCGGaaccagggaggagggaggaatggcAGGCCGAGCTGCGGaaccagggaggagggaggaatggcAGGCGGCTGCGGaaccagggaggagggaggaatggcAGGCCGGCTGCGGaaccagggaggagggaggaatggcGGGCCGGCTGCGGaaccagggaggagggaggaatggcAGGCCGGCTGCGGaaccagggaggagggaggaatggcAGGCCGGCTGCGGaaccagggaggagggaggaatggcAGGCCGGCTGCGGaaccagggaggagggaggaatggcAGGCCGGCTGCGGaaccagggaggagggaggaatggcAGGCCGGCTGCGGAACCAGGGACGAGTGAGGAATGA